The following coding sequences lie in one Scatophagus argus isolate fScaArg1 chromosome 9, fScaArg1.pri, whole genome shotgun sequence genomic window:
- the sacm1lb gene encoding phosphatidylinositol-3-phosphatase SAC1-B yields MASTYQSFNLRTTPEKFYVEACDDGSGDVLAIDRVSTEMTLTVRRDIPASAETRPICGLMGTIRLVAGMYLVVITKKKKVGDLLGHAVWKALDFDIISYKKTILHLTDNQMQDNKTFLSMMNNVLHTDGFYFATDYDLTHTLQRLANTSPEFQEMSLLERADQRFVWNGHLLREFMAQPELHRFVYPVVHGFIIMKSSCINGKVFEWSIISRRSCFRAGVRYYVRGIDSEGHAANYVETEQIVQHNNAKASFVQTRGSIPLYWSQRPNLKYKPKPQISKTVNHLDGSQRHFDSQIILYGRQTILNLINQHGSEKPLELAFDKMVTTLSNGMIKYIAFDFHKECSRMRWHRLQILVDMVAEMQDEFGYFLVDADGKVLLNQEGTFRSNCMDCLDRTNVIQSLLARRSLQSQLWRMGILHMGQQIEEQLDFEKTYKNAWADNADACAKQYAGTGALKTDFTRTGKRTHWGLLMDGWNSMIRYYKNNFSDGFRQDSIDLFLGNYAVDEADWTTPLRDPKDWKFLTLPIIMVVAFSMCIICLLMAGDTWTETLAYVLFWGTASVVTGGLILFNGLDFVDAPKLVQKEKLD; encoded by the exons GCGCACCACACCAGAGAAGTTTTACGTAGAAGCTTGCGACGATGGCTCCGGGGACGTCCTCGCTATTGACAGAGTCTCAACTGAGATGACTCTCACAG TAAGGAGGGACATCCCCGCATCTGCTGAGACCAGGCCAATATGTGGACTCATGGGGACTATACGTTTAGTGGCGG GCATGTACCTGGTTGTTatcacaaagaagaagaaggtcgGAGACTTGCTAGGCCATGCTGTGTGGAAAGCGCTCGACTTTGACATCATCTCCTATAAGAAGACAATACTACACCTGACAGACAACCAG ATGCAAGACAACAAGACTTTCCTGTCCATGATGAACAATGTGCTTCATACAGACGGCTTCTACTTTGCTACAGACTATGACCTAACCCACACTCTGCAGCGCCTGGCAAATACCAGCCCAGAATTTCAAGAGATGAGCCTTCTGGAGAGG GCAGATCAGCGTTTTGTCTGGAATGGCCACTTGTTGAGGGAATTCATGGCACAGCCAGAG TTACACAGGTTTGTGTATCCTGTTGTCCATGGCT TCATCATCATGAAGTCAAGTTGCATCAATGGAAAGGTGTTTGAGTGGAGCATTATCTCCAGGAGGAGCTGTTTCAGAGCCGGCGTTCGTTACTATGTCCGAG gCATTGATTCAGAAGGCCATGCTGCTAACTATGTGGAAACAGAGCAAATAGTGCAGCACAACAATGCCAAGGCTTCCTTTGTTCAG ACAAGAGGCTCCATCCCCTTATACTGGTCCCAGAGACCTAATCTCAAGTATAAGCCAAAACCACAGATCAGCAAAACAGTCAACCAT TTAGATGGATCCCAGAGACACTTTGACTCACAGATTATTCTCTATGGAAGACAAACCATTTTGAACCTG ATCAATCAACATGGTTCAGAAAAGCCACTGGAGCTGGCATTTGACAAGATGGTGACTACATTGAGTAATGGCATGATCAA GTATATAGCCTTTGACTTCCATAAGGAATGCAGTCGAATGAGGTGGCACCGCCTTCAGATCTTGGTGGACATGGTCGCTGAAATGCAGGATGAATTTGG ATATTTCCTGGTAGATGCAGATGGAAAGGTGCTTTTGAACCAGGAGGGGACATTTCGGAGCAACTGCATGGACTGCCTGGACCGTACAAATGTCATCCAGAGCCTGCTGGCCCGACGTTCTCTGCAGTCCCAGCTGTGG agAATGGGAATCCTTCACATGGGCCAACAGATTGAAGAGCAGTTGGACTTTGAGAAGACATACAAGAATG CCTGGGCAGACAATGCTGATGCCTGTGCCAAGCAGTATGCTGGGACTGGTGCCTTGAAGACTGATTTCACCAG GACAGGGAAAAGGACTCACTGGGGCCTGCTGATGGATGGCTGGAACTCCATGATCCGATATTACAAAAACAACTTCTCTGATGGTTTTAGACAG GACTCCATCGACTTGTTCCTGGGGAACTATGCTGTTGATGAAGCTGACTGGACCACCCCATTACGTGACCCCAAAGACTGGAAGTTTCTGACG TTGCCCATCATCATGGTGGTAGCATTCTCCATGTGTATCATCTGCCTGCTAATGGCTG GTGACACATGGACTGAGACTCTGGCTTATGTTCTGTTCTGGGGAACAGCCAGTGTGGTGACGGGTGGTCTCATCCTCTTCAATGGACTGGACTTTGTAGATGCTCCCAAGCTGGTCCAGAAGGAGAAGCtggactga